From a single Rutidosis leptorrhynchoides isolate AG116_Rl617_1_P2 chromosome 5, CSIRO_AGI_Rlap_v1, whole genome shotgun sequence genomic region:
- the LOC139848993 gene encoding LOW QUALITY PROTEIN: UMP-CMP kinase 3-like (The sequence of the model RefSeq protein was modified relative to this genomic sequence to represent the inferred CDS: deleted 2 bases in 2 codons), protein MILVFVIGGPGSGKGTQCANIVEHFGYTHLTAGEGDLLRAEIKFGSENGTMIQNMNKEGKIVPSEVTIKLLERAIAENENDKFLIDGFPRNEENRAAFEAVTKIEPEFVLYFDCSEEEMGSAF, encoded by the exons ATGATATTGGTATTTGTGATTG GTGGGCCCGGCAGTGGTAAAGGTACACAATGTGCAAATATTGTCGAGCATTTCGGGTATACCCATCTCACTGCTGGAGAG GGAGACCTTCTCCGAGCAGAAATCAAATTTGGATCCGAAAACGG GACCATGATTCAGAACATGAACAAGGAGGGTAAAATTGTTCCTTCC GAAGTAACAATCAAGCTTCTTGAAAGAGCAATTGCAGAAAACGAAAATGACAAGTTTTTAATTGATGGTTTCCCTCGTAATGAGGAAAATCGTGCGGCGTTTGAGGCAGTT ACTAAAATTGAACCCGAATTCGTTCTTTACTTTGATTGCTCAGAGGAAGAGATGGGAAGCGCCTTTTAG